The following coding sequences lie in one Arachis ipaensis cultivar K30076 chromosome B03, Araip1.1, whole genome shotgun sequence genomic window:
- the LOC107629347 gene encoding adenine/guanine permease AZG2, whose product MGSGTRMEEGGGGGDGFVSKFTSSFIKMEKALNRAFSKCFLGKYFKLEARKTCFTREFRAAMATFLTMAYIITVNATIIAVSGGTCSTADCTPPKSADCVVKPNAGYETCLAKTKSDLVVATVVSAMISTVAMGLLANLPFGLAPGMGPNAYLAFNLVGYHGNGGPLSYQTALAVVCIEGVLFLLVSALGLRGKLAKLIPHSIRLACAAGIGLFIAFVGLQSNQGLGLIGPDPSNLVTITACKIVDPVTGACLGGRMQSPKFWLGLLGLLITSYGLMKNVKGSMIYGILFVTFVSWFRHTGVTYFPDTPLGDANYNYFKKVVDFHKIESTAGVLSFSDFNRSEVWVALATLFYVDVLAITGTVYTMAEIGEFVDEKGNFEGEYMAYIVDAAGTIVGSTLGVTTTATFVESSAGLREGGRTGLTAVFIGMFFFFSLFFTPLFSSVPPWAIGSSLVLVGVMMMKVVKDIDWNNMKEAVPAFATMLLMPLTYSIANGIIAGIGLHIALNFFDYASSTIKWFRNMRRMVVKEQNQVSATTTAAVDSTVEII is encoded by the exons aTGGGTAGTGGAACAAGAATGGaagaaggtggtggtggtggtgatgggttTGTTTCAAAGTTTACAAGCTCATTCATCAAAATGGAGAAAGCCCTAAATAGGGCATTCTCAAAGTGTTTTCTTGGCAAGTACTTCAAGTTAGAAGCAAGAAAAACATGCTTCACAAGAGAGTTTCGTGCAGCCATGGCAACTTTTCTTACCATGGCTTACATCATCACTGTTAATGCTACCATCATCGCAGTCTCCGGTGGCACTTGTTCGACTGCAGACTGCACTCCACCTAAGAGTGCAGACTGCGTCGTCAAACCTAACGCAGGCTACGAAACTTGTCTTGCAAAGACAAAAAGTGATCTTGTGGTGGCCACCGTTGTTTCAGCAATGATTTCAACGGTGGCCATGGGATTACTGGCAAATTTGCCATTTGGTTTGGCCCCGGGCATGGGGCCAAATGCTTATTTGGCATTTAATTTGGTTGGTTACCATGGAAATGGTGGGCCCCTCTCATACCAAACTGCACTTGCTGTGGTCTGTATTGAAGGTGTTCTCTTTCTTCTTGTTTCTGCTCTTGGTTTGAGGGGTAAGCTTGCAAAACTTATCCCTCATTCTATTAGGCTTGCTTGTGCTGCTGGTATTGGGCTTTTCATTGCATTTGTGGGCCTTCAATCAAACCAGGGGCTTGGGCTTATTGGACCTGATCCTTCAAATTTGGTTACAATCACTGCTTGTAAGATTGTTGACCCAGTAACTGGGGCCTGCCTTGGTGGTAGAATGCAAAGCCCAAAATTCTGGCTTGGGCTTTTGGGCCTACTCATAACAAGCTATGGGCTCATGAAGAATGTGAAAGGAAGCATGATTTATGGTATTCTCTTTGTAACATTTGTGTCTTGGTTTAGGCACACAGGAGTTACTTATTTCCCTGATACACCACTTGGTGATGCAAACTATAACTATTTCAAGAAAGTTGTTGACTTTCATAAGATAGAGTCAACGGCTGGTGTTCTTAGTTTTAGTGACTTCAATAGGAGTGAGGTTTGGGTTGCATTGGCCACATTGTTCTATGTTGATGTGCTTGCAATCACTGGAACAGTTTATACAATGGCTGAGATTGGTGAGTTTGTGGATGAAAAAGGTAACTTTGAAGGTGAATACATGGCTTACATTGTTGATGCTGCTGGAACCATTGTAGGGTCCACATTGGGTGTTACAACCACAGCAACATTTGTGGAATCATCAGCAG GTTTGAGGGAAGGTGGCAGAACAGGACTAACTGCTGTGTTCATTGggatgttcttcttcttctcattgtTCTTCACTCCATTATTCTCAAGTGTTCCTCCATGGGCCATAGGATCCTcattggtgcttgttggagtgatGATGATGAAGGTGGTGAAGGACATAGATTGGAACAACATGAAGGAGGCAGTGCCTGCTTTTGCTACAATGCTGCTAATGCCACTAACATACTCCATAGCAAATGGGATCATTGCTGGGATTGGTCTTCATATTGCTCTTAACTTTTTTGACTATGCTTCAAGCACCATAAAGTGGTTTAGGAACATGAGAAGAATGGTGGTCAAGGAACAAAATCAAGTGTCTGCTACTACCACAGCAGCTGTTGACTCAACAGTGGAAATTATTTGA